The Pocillopora verrucosa isolate sample1 chromosome 14, ASM3666991v2, whole genome shotgun sequence genome has a segment encoding these proteins:
- the LOC131789679 gene encoding protein diaphanous homolog 2, with the protein MGDKLNPAPKESGGGILNRITSMRKQTKKSKEKDFNGHKMKERLKSTQEEPLFDQDMEEEIERIRHLSPEEFNKMFEKMLEDMNLSENLREPIRNRDMETKVDMLCSFKRRQMASQKTSHAGLTSPDDYIKELNKSDMSPEHLLKTLQSVRVSLTGRPLSWIQEFGEEGLQCLIKHLRDSCSKEGNIDKRIQHECVRCLKAFMNNKYGLNMMLKSDDGLVLLARSMVPSYPSMMADVVKVVAAVCLVKHDKALEAITRCGELEKQGRFVKLVEALDDDHTNLKVACVQLINALVSTPDELDFRLHLRNEFVREGLNEPLQELRDLENDFLNVQLDIFEEHRDDDSAEFQQRFTDIKINFEDRNEIIQIITNLIQDTPSEPMFLSILQHLLLIRDDVYARPQYYKLIEECISQIVLHRGGVDPDFGHKRIDIDVEPLIENLVEKAQYEEAAEKSMQLETKLELETTMRQECEAKLTLTSTNFETKIAALEKELAEAREQAKRGGPVTGGPPPPPPPPGGVAPPPPPPPPPPPGGPPAPPLPPFPGGGPPPPPPPPPPGGGVPPPPPLPGGGPPPPPPPPGMGAPPPPFPGMGPRMPFGSSAHVLPPGVAPKKKYKQDVQLKRANWNKINMNNFTENTFWAKTKEEKLEKPGLFDELSKAFAAKGGPRKTESGDGMEKKAAAKKKGKDLKIIDPKSAQNLSIFLGSLKLAHKEVRKLIMNCDQVVLTESAVNSLLKYLPSPDQMQQLGNMKESFDDLSDPEQFVCLLSGIKKLEQRLNMMLFKRKFPEEMQDIKPNVVNATAACREVKTSPKFSKFLELVLLMGNYMNAGSRNEGSMGFEMNYLTKLSSTKSVDGQLTLVHFLDDTIEKKYPEISGFEKELTHVEQAARVSEEILQKSINSMQGNLKKLEKELETYKPHNDPEDKFLPVMEGFYKSAKDQIDVLVEMHKNMTTMYKELVEYFCLDTKKTSLEEFFGDIKTFLDCFENAKKDNAKRKEKEEKDRKARERAEKEKEKKKRAEAEKSKRKPVVDINADDDQEGVLDGLMEALNTGSAFRDPTRPARKKAGGKKARPVDLRRSRTRTNIPVQKIMEAQNAVDGQHNAVDINIDDQPVAPSRRKKDDRRGGGGEKSGEGLEDEAQDILERLKKL; encoded by the exons ATGGGGGATAAATTGAATCCAGCTCCCAAAGAAAGTGGTGGCGGCATT CTGAATCGCATCACGTCAATGCGAAAACAGACAAAGAAGAGCAAGGAGAAAGATTTCAACGGCCATAAGATGAAGGAGCGTTTGAAGAGCACTCAGGAGGAACCGCTGTTTGACCAAGACATGGAGGAGGAGATTGAAAGAATCAGGCATTTATCGCCGGAGGAATTCAACAAAATGTTTGAGAAAATGCTG GAGGACATGAACCTGTCAGAAAATCTACGGGAACCAATTCGCAACAGAGACATGGAAACAAAGGTGGATATGTTGTGCAGCTTTAAAAGGAGACAAATGGCATCACAG AAAACTTCACATGCTGGGCTGACATCACCAGATGATTATATAAAGGAACTCAATAAGTCAGACATGTCACCTGAACATCTCTTGAAAACACTGCAGTCTGTGCGAGTGTCACTCACAGGGAGACCACTTAG TTGGATACAAGAGTTTGGTGAAGAAGGGCTCCAGTGCTTAATCAAACACCTGAGAGATTCCTGTTCAaaggaaggaaacattgataaaCGAATACAACACGAGTGTGTGAGGTGTTTGAAGGCCTTCATGAATAACAAG TATGGTCTCAATATGATGTTAAAAAGTGACGACGGCTTGGTTTTGCTGGCGAGATCAATGGTTCCAAGCTATCCCAGTATGATGGCTGATGTTGTCAAGGTGGTAGCTGCAGTGTGTCTTGTCAA ACATGATAAAGCCCTTGAGGCAATCACTCGCTGTGGAGAGCTTGAAAAACAGGGAAGATTTGTTAAGCTGGTCGAAGCACTCGATGACGATCACACAAATCTAAAG GTTGCTTGTGTACAACTTATCAATGCCCTTGTCAGTACTCCAGATGAATTGGATTTCAGATTGCATTTGAGAAATGAATTTGTTAGGGAAGGCTTGAATGAGCCATTACAG gAGCTTAGAGAtttagaaaatgattttttgaatGTTCAGTTGGACATTTTTGAAGAACACAGAGATGATGACTCTGCTGAATTCCAGCAGAGATTCACCgacataaaaataaactttga GGATCGAAATGAGATTATACAGATAATAACAAACCTCATTCAGGACACTCCATCAGAACCTATGTTCCTCTCCATTCTCCAGCACTTGCTGCTCATCAGAGATGATGTTTATGCCAG ACCTCAATACTACAAATTAATTGAAGAGTGCATATCTCAAATTGTCCTTCATCGAGGTGGAGTTGATCCAGACTTTGGTCATAAAAGAATTGATATTGATGTCGAACCCCTCATTG AAAATCTGGTTGAAAAAGCTCAGTATGAGGAAGCAGCTGAAAAATCCATGCAGCTGGAAACTAAG cTGGAACTTGAAACAACAATGCGACAAGAATGTGAGGCTAAATTAACTTTAACGTCAACAAATTTTGAGACCAAGATCGCTGCCCTGGAGAAGGAGCTTGCTGAAGCACGTGAACAG gcTAAGCGAGGTGGCCCTGTAACAG gTGGCCCCCCTCCACCCCCACCACCACCGGGTGGAGTtgcacccccacccccaccccctcctcctcctcctcctggAGGTCCACCAGCCCCTCCCTTGCCCCCATTCCCCGGTGGGGGTCCGCCTCCTCCTCCCCCACCGCCACCTCCTGGTGGTGGTGTACCACCTCCCCCACCACTTCCAGGTGGTGGtccaccaccaccacctccaCCCCCTGGAATGGGTGCACCCCCTCCACCATTTCCTGGCATGGGTCCCCGCATGCCGTTTGGGTCCTCTGCTCATGTGTTACCTCCTGGTGTTGCTCCGAAGAAGAAATATAAACAGGACGTGCAATTGAAGAGAGCAAACTGGAATAAG ATTAACATGAACAATTTCACAGAAAATACATTTTGGGCAAAAACGAAAGAGGAGAAGCTGGAGAAGCCTGGACTATTTGATGAGCTGTCGAAGGCGTTTGCCGCAAAAGGCGGTCCGAGAAAGACAGAGAGCGGTGACGGAATGGAAAAGAAAGCAGCGGCtaagaaaaaaggcaaagatTTAAAGATTATCGATCCAAAAAGCGCACAGAACTTAT CGATTTTCCTTGGCTCACTTAAATTAGCACATAAAGAGGTCAGGAAATTGATCATGAACTGTGATCAGGTGGTTTTGACGGAAAGCGCCGTAAACTCACTGCTGAAGTATCTTCCATCGCCCGATCAG ATGCAACAGCTCGGAAATATGAAGGAAAGCTTCGACGATCTCAGTGATCCTGAACAATTCGTTTGCCTG CTGAGTGGTattaaaaaattggaacaaAGATTGAACATGATGCTTTTCAAGAGGAAGTTTCCTGAAGAAATGCAAGATATTAAACCG AATGTTGTAAATGCAACTGCCGCATGCAGAGAAGTAAAAACTAGCCCCAAATTTTCCAAGTTCCTTGAACTTGTTCTTCTCATGGGCAACTATATGAACGCTGGATCTAGAAACGAGGGATCGATGGGATTTGAAATGAACTATCTCACCAAG TTGAGTTCAACTAAGTCTGTGGACGGTCAGTTGACTTTGGTTCATTTTCTGGATGAcacgatagaaaaaaaatatcccGAGATTTCGGGTTTTGAAAAGGAGCTGACACACGTTGAACAAGCTGCTAGAG TATCGGAGGAAATTCTTCAGAAATCAATAAACAGCATGCAGGGAAACCTCAAGAAGCTCGAAAAAGAATTGGAAACCTATAAACCGCACAATGATCCAGAAGACAAGTTTCTACCGGTCATGGAG GGCTTTTATAAAAGCGCCAAAGACCAAATAGATGTCCTGGTTGAGATGCACAAAAACATGACCACAATGTACAAGGAGCTGGTGGAGTATTTCTGCTTGGATACCAAGAAAACTTCCTTGGAGGAATTCTTCGGTGACATCAAAACCTTCTTAGACTGCTTTGAG AACGCGAAAAAGGACAATGCAAAacgaaaagagaaagaagaaaaagatagAAAGGCAAGGGAACGAGCG gaaaaagagaaagaaaagaagaagagagcGGAGGCTGAGAAATCCAAACGAAAGCCTGTTGTGGATATAAATGCAG aTGACGATCAAGAAGGAGTGTTAGATGGTCTCATGGAGGCGCTCAACACAGGATCTGCCTTCAGAGATCCGACCCGACCCGCGCGCAAAAAGGCGGGAGGTAAAAAAG CTCGACCTGTGGACTTACGCCGGTCACGGACTCGCACAAATATACCTGTTCAGAAAATAATGGAGGCTCAAAATGCAGTCGACGGGCAGCACAATGCAGTAGATATTAATATCGATGATCAGCCCGTCGCTCCTTCTAGACGGAAAAAAGATGACAGgcgaggaggaggaggagagaAGAGCGGGGAGGGCCTTGAAGATGAAGCGCAGGACATTTTGGAAAGATTAAAGAAGTTATGA